A section of the Oncorhynchus nerka isolate Pitt River linkage group LG3, Oner_Uvic_2.0, whole genome shotgun sequence genome encodes:
- the sp5a gene encoding transcription factor Sp5a, whose translation MAAVAVLRNETLQAFLQDRTPNSSPENCKHSPLALLAATCNRIGHHHGSSPADFLQVPYDTTLGSPSRIFHPWSNEGNPQSTLSSNSTFGLSSKSQLHIQSSFTSHHELPLTPPADPSYPYDFSPVNMLPCSMQSLQSSCPPTYVPAVSYAAPTAMPGFVTGHSGLVHQQQRQLSPSPGDDIPWWSLQQGNHVSHHHSITTQSLGHHRFQLQRGLVMGHTDFAQYQTQIAALLHTKSPLATARRCRRCRCPNCQSSTSNDEPGKKKQHICHIPGCGKVYGKTSHLKAHLRWHSGERPFVCNWLFCGKSFTRSDELQRHLRTHTGEKRFVCPDCCKRFMRSDHLAKHVKTHQNKKNKCHEKTFDHHVKREDMRNV comes from the exons ATGGCAGCAGTGGCTGTACTGCGGAATGAAACACTCCAGGCTTTTCTTCAG GACCGCACTCCTAACTCTTCTCCTGAAAACTGTAAGCACTCTCCACTGGCGCTCTTAGCTGCTACTTGTAACCGGATCGGACACCACCACGGATCAAGTCCGGCGGATTTCCTCCAGGTTCCTTATGACACTACTTTAGGCTCGCCGTCGCGAATTTTTCATCCTTGGAGTAACGAGGGGAATCCTCAAAGCACTCTCTCTAGCAATTCTACTTTTGGACTATCATCTAAATCCCAGCTCCACATTCAAAGTTCATTTACTTCCCACCACGagctccctctcacccctccagcGGACCCTTCATATCCTTATGACTTTTCTCCAGTGAATATGTTACCGTGCTCAATGCAGTCGTTACAGTCCTCTTGCCCACCCACCTACGTCCCTGCTGTATCTTACGCAGCGCCAACTGCCATGCCAGGTTTCGTTACGGGACATTCTGGCCTTGTGCACCAGCAACAGAGGCAGTTGTCCCCTAGCCCAGGGGATGATATTCCGTGGTGGAGTCTCCAACAGGGAAATCACGTCAGTCATCACCACTCAATCACCACTCAGTCCCTTGGCCACCACCGTTTCCAACTGCAGAGGGGTTTGGTGATGGGGCATACAGACTTCGCGCAGTATCAGACTCAAATCGCTGCCCTCCTTCACACAAAGTCCCCCCTCGCAACAGCCCGAAGATGTCGGAGATGCAGGTGTCCAAACTGTCAATCCTCCACCTCAAACGATGAGCCCGGCAAGAAAAAGCAACACATCTGTCACATACCAGGGTGCGGGAAAGTTTATGGCAAAACTTCCCATCTCAAAGCGCACTTGAGGTGGCACTCGGGAGAGCGTCCATTCGTTTGTAACTGGCTTTTCTGTGGCAAGAGTTTCACCAGGTCGGATGAGCTGCAGAGACACCTGAGGACTCATACTGGGGAGAAGCGCTTTGTTTGTCCAGACTGTTGCAAGAGGTTCATGAGGAGTGACCATTTGGCAAAACATGTCAAAACTcaccaaaacaaaaaaaacaagtgtCATGAGAAGACGTTTGATCATCACGTGAAAAGGGAAGATATGAGGAACGTGTAG